In one window of Spartinivicinus marinus DNA:
- a CDS encoding BRO-N domain-containing protein yields the protein MATLNASTPFQLVPNPYHIVPNPFEYNRAKIRTALHHSGEIWFCAKDVCEAVGLRWQGVGKSLRNIPAEWISIASLPNGDFQQDMYIICEPALYRLVFRSNKSLAVDFTNWVCCEIIPTIRKQGCYDQVSQQDQVKITKTIVKLVKELSHTQDAFIFDLLKRRLTSLCNCLGEPMPNLELLGQNRNQLGLGV from the coding sequence ATGGCTACTTTAAATGCAAGTACTCCCTTTCAGCTAGTACCTAACCCTTATCATATCGTTCCCAATCCGTTTGAATATAACCGCGCTAAAATTCGTACCGCCTTACATCACAGTGGTGAGATTTGGTTTTGTGCTAAGGATGTGTGTGAAGCGGTGGGGTTACGCTGGCAGGGGGTAGGTAAATCCCTGCGGAATATTCCAGCCGAGTGGATCAGTATTGCCAGCTTACCGAATGGGGATTTTCAACAGGATATGTATATTATTTGCGAGCCAGCTTTATACCGATTGGTGTTTCGCTCGAATAAATCCCTGGCGGTAGATTTTACCAATTGGGTGTGCTGTGAAATTATTCCTACCATTCGTAAGCAAGGTTGTTATGACCAGGTGAGCCAACAGGACCAGGTTAAAATCACTAAAACCATTGTGAAATTGGTGAAGGAATTAAGCCATACCCAGGATGCGTTTATTTTTGATTTATTAAAACGTCGGCTAACAAGCTTGTGTAATTGTTTAGGTGAACCCATGCCTAACCTGGAATTACTAGGACAAAACCGTAATCAATTAGGGCTGGGGGTATAA
- a CDS encoding TerB family tellurite resistance protein produces MHIIIGFLTAVAGLVWALYRLQNSGVDLNSFNPFHWVRRRNWEKKLGTKPLHSISNPMEAAAVLVVAMAELNGTVTQELKQKVILLFASEFNIPEKEAIQLYASSSYLLKDAINISAEVKHILDPTISQYENRHQSSLLSMLNAVGNFEGDFSQPQAALLKSISQLFKLKNNQSNRW; encoded by the coding sequence ATGCATATTATTATTGGGTTTTTAACTGCAGTTGCCGGTCTTGTTTGGGCATTGTATCGACTCCAAAATTCAGGTGTTGACCTCAACTCATTTAATCCATTTCACTGGGTAAGAAGGCGAAACTGGGAAAAGAAGCTAGGAACGAAACCCCTTCACTCGATTAGTAACCCCATGGAAGCTGCTGCAGTGCTGGTGGTTGCTATGGCTGAATTGAACGGTACAGTGACCCAAGAGCTCAAACAAAAAGTTATTTTATTGTTTGCTTCAGAGTTTAATATACCTGAAAAAGAGGCTATTCAATTGTATGCTTCCTCGTCATACTTACTGAAGGACGCTATAAATATTTCAGCTGAAGTAAAACATATTCTCGACCCAACCATTTCTCAGTATGAAAACCGCCACCAAAGCTCTCTTCTATCCATGTTAAATGCTGTTGGTAATTTTGAGGGGGACTTTAGCCAACCCCAAGCAGCGTTATTGAAAAGTATTAGTCAACTATTTAAATTGAAAAATAACCAGTCAAACCGGTGGTAA
- the tssK gene encoding type VI secretion system baseplate subunit TssK, translating into MPMQDKVVWSEGMFLRPQHFQQHDRFYDFQLKERLRNCLAYSWGVKNLSIDQQHLALGKIVINSCDGVLPDGTLFSVRNTANGQLALDVPENIQEKMVYLVCPLSSVDDIEADQNSDDKLLARYTHNQTIVHDSNAGDDTIAEIKTGQLRLTLKLEDEVEGAYVKLGVCKIIESRPDKSIVLDEDYIPPCIGIKAIPKLVSYLSEVQALLSHRGEALAARLQGAAKQGMSDIADFLMLQLVNKSEPYYKHVASLDILHPQTLYTQLVMLAGELATFTTKQKRPTDFPAYQHDDLETTFIKVMADLRQSLSTVLEQNAVRLDLQDRGYGVRVATVNDRNLFRSAVFVLAAKASVANELIRSRFPSQVKIGTVEQIEQLVKLQLPGIRISPLNVAPRQIPYHAGFCYFQLDPHSDIWPSIAKSGGFAFHVAGDFPGLELEFWAIKQQ; encoded by the coding sequence ATGCCCATGCAGGATAAAGTCGTCTGGTCAGAAGGCATGTTTTTAAGGCCGCAGCACTTCCAGCAGCATGACCGTTTTTATGATTTTCAATTAAAAGAGCGATTACGTAATTGCTTGGCTTATAGCTGGGGGGTAAAAAATTTAAGTATTGATCAGCAGCATTTAGCGCTTGGGAAAATAGTTATCAATAGCTGTGATGGTGTGCTTCCTGATGGTACGTTATTTTCAGTGCGCAATACTGCCAATGGCCAGCTAGCATTAGATGTGCCAGAAAATATCCAGGAAAAAATGGTTTACTTGGTTTGTCCATTGTCTTCAGTAGATGATATTGAAGCTGACCAGAATTCTGACGATAAATTACTAGCTCGTTATACCCACAACCAAACCATAGTACACGACAGTAATGCTGGAGATGACACCATTGCTGAAATTAAAACTGGCCAGCTACGGCTTACGTTAAAGCTAGAAGATGAAGTTGAAGGGGCTTATGTAAAATTAGGGGTCTGTAAAATTATAGAGTCACGCCCTGATAAAAGCATTGTATTGGATGAAGACTACATTCCACCTTGTATTGGCATTAAAGCCATCCCCAAGTTGGTCAGTTATTTAAGTGAAGTACAAGCATTATTAAGCCACCGTGGTGAAGCATTAGCTGCCAGATTGCAAGGGGCTGCAAAACAGGGGATGTCAGATATCGCAGACTTTTTAATGCTGCAGTTAGTAAATAAAAGTGAGCCCTATTACAAACATGTTGCCAGTTTAGACATACTTCATCCGCAAACACTTTATACCCAGCTAGTAATGCTTGCAGGTGAGCTAGCTACTTTTACCACCAAGCAAAAGCGGCCAACAGACTTTCCTGCATACCAACACGACGACTTAGAAACGACTTTTATTAAAGTCATGGCAGATTTACGTCAGTCGCTTAGTACGGTACTGGAACAAAATGCTGTGCGGCTTGATCTGCAGGATCGCGGTTATGGTGTGCGGGTGGCTACCGTTAATGACCGTAATCTGTTCCGCTCTGCAGTGTTTGTATTAGCAGCCAAAGCCAGTGTGGCCAATGAGTTAATTCGCAGCCGTTTCCCTTCGCAGGTAAAAATAGGCACAGTGGAGCAAATAGAGCAGCTAGTTAAACTACAGTTGCCTGGTATTCGTATTTCACCTCTAAACGTAGCCCCAAGACAAATCCCATACCATGCTGGTTTTTGCTACTTCCAGTTAGACCCACATTCTGATATTTGGCCAAGCATTGCTAAATCGGGTGGTTTTGCATTTCATGTGGCAGGGGATTTTCCTGGTTTGGAGTTAGAGTTCTGGGCAATTAAACAGCAGTAA
- a CDS encoding YqaA family protein codes for MAATILPFYSEVLVAAQILKEPKAWFLIWLVASTGNTLGAVVNWILGRYLLHYQDRRWFPFKQKQLSKAQHWFQKYGVWSLLMAWAPIVGDALTFIAGLMKVRFWIFFLLTLIGKSVRYAVVAYFTIITLT; via the coding sequence ATGGCAGCAACAATACTGCCATTTTATTCAGAAGTACTAGTTGCTGCTCAAATACTTAAAGAGCCCAAGGCTTGGTTCCTGATTTGGTTGGTAGCATCAACAGGTAATACACTGGGGGCAGTAGTAAACTGGATTTTAGGGCGATACCTTCTGCACTACCAGGATCGCAGGTGGTTTCCATTTAAGCAAAAACAGCTATCCAAGGCTCAACATTGGTTTCAAAAGTATGGTGTTTGGTCATTACTCATGGCATGGGCCCCTATAGTAGGAGACGCTCTAACCTTTATTGCTGGGTTAATGAAAGTCAGATTCTGGATATTCTTTTTACTGACACTCATTGGTAAATCAGTACGTTATGCCGTGGTGGCCTATTTTACCATCATTACCCTAACCTGA
- a CDS encoding alpha/beta hydrolase, producing MAFNKVMNKLIVGSIVAFLTLALAILYTVGTQLIRPTPSNIVKPETNLPLSTVSFRGEGNIQLKGWFIKNPTSNVGVLLMHGNQSNRLSMLSRAKFLYQAGYSVMLFDLRAHGASEGEYKTFGYLEAKDAELAISFFKRQAKLKTVGIIGTSLGGAATVLSDMPLPVEAIVIESVYPAIEKAIMNRLTVRMGKWGAYFEPLLTYQLPLRLGVKSTDLQPVKKVVNIMKSVFVIGGEQDTRTTLKDTQWLYNNIRSPQKSLWIIPGVGHANFHHLTKVMYEKRVLSFLNQYLPIQKK from the coding sequence ATGGCTTTTAATAAAGTAATGAATAAACTAATTGTAGGGTCCATCGTAGCTTTTCTTACACTAGCCTTAGCAATTCTTTACACTGTTGGGACACAACTTATTCGTCCAACCCCAAGTAACATTGTTAAACCTGAAACAAACTTGCCATTATCAACAGTCAGTTTTAGGGGGGAGGGCAATATTCAGCTTAAAGGATGGTTTATCAAAAACCCCACTTCCAATGTGGGTGTGTTATTAATGCACGGTAATCAAAGTAATCGCTTATCCATGTTATCGAGAGCCAAGTTTCTATATCAGGCCGGCTATTCAGTGATGTTATTCGATTTAAGAGCGCATGGTGCTAGTGAAGGGGAATATAAAACATTTGGGTATTTAGAAGCAAAAGATGCAGAGCTGGCCATTAGCTTTTTTAAGCGGCAAGCCAAACTTAAAACAGTAGGAATTATTGGCACATCTTTAGGTGGTGCGGCTACTGTATTGAGTGACATGCCATTACCAGTCGAAGCAATAGTGATAGAGTCTGTTTACCCAGCGATTGAAAAAGCAATTATGAATCGGCTTACTGTTCGAATGGGGAAGTGGGGAGCTTACTTTGAGCCACTACTCACTTATCAATTACCACTGAGATTGGGGGTTAAGTCAACTGATTTACAGCCAGTGAAAAAGGTTGTAAATATCATGAAGTCCGTCTTTGTTATTGGTGGGGAGCAAGATACTCGCACCACACTAAAGGATACACAGTGGTTGTATAACAATATCCGATCACCTCAAAAAAGTTTATGGATTATTCCTGGGGTTGGTCATGCCAATTTTCATCATTTAACAAAGGTAATGTATGAAAAACGTGTATTATCATTTTTAAATCAATACTTGCCTATACAGAAAAAGTAA
- the icmH gene encoding type IVB secretion system protein IcmH/DotU: MDGFDENSDKTVVNFNQSSGQPVKPTPGRRNRGMAPQSMAPSGQPVYQSQPATFSDEWQQVVSREVTGVNPLVNAASPLINMGVRLRNQAQESNVDQLRDMLCQEIKNFEMKARQQNTEEKVVGAARYVLCTYLDETIALTPWGSQAQWSKRSLLSIFHGETWGGEKFFVLLERLRTDAHRNQDLLELMYILISLGFEGKFRVLDRGNVKLEELRDDLYRQLRMLKGDHERELSTQWRGIQDRRNVLIRFVPLWVVAVVGAVIVLGMYSGFAYFLNKETVALETGFKPLVKEGRVIPEEVEPEKPETNKAEAKPTEDQPAIAEDDIAPEE; the protein is encoded by the coding sequence ATGGATGGATTCGACGAGAATTCAGATAAAACGGTAGTAAACTTTAACCAGTCTTCGGGTCAGCCGGTGAAGCCCACCCCAGGTCGTCGCAATCGGGGAATGGCTCCTCAATCTATGGCACCTTCTGGCCAGCCTGTTTATCAGTCTCAGCCGGCAACCTTTAGTGACGAGTGGCAGCAAGTCGTCAGCCGTGAGGTAACAGGGGTTAATCCTTTGGTTAATGCAGCATCTCCATTAATTAATATGGGGGTTAGATTGCGTAACCAGGCGCAAGAAAGCAATGTTGATCAGCTGCGTGACATGCTTTGTCAGGAAATTAAAAATTTTGAAATGAAAGCACGCCAGCAAAATACAGAAGAAAAAGTGGTGGGTGCTGCTCGTTATGTACTGTGTACTTATCTGGATGAAACCATTGCACTGACCCCTTGGGGGAGTCAGGCGCAGTGGAGCAAACGCAGCTTACTGAGTATTTTTCATGGTGAAACCTGGGGGGGGGAAAAGTTTTTTGTATTATTGGAGCGGTTACGTACCGATGCCCACCGTAATCAAGACTTGCTTGAGTTAATGTATATCCTGATCAGTCTGGGTTTTGAAGGTAAATTTCGGGTTCTCGACCGAGGCAATGTTAAATTGGAAGAGTTGCGCGATGACTTATACCGTCAGTTGCGTATGCTTAAAGGTGATCATGAAAGAGAACTTTCTACTCAATGGCGAGGTATTCAAGATCGCCGTAATGTATTAATTCGGTTTGTACCTCTATGGGTGGTTGCAGTTGTCGGTGCGGTAATTGTATTGGGTATGTATTCAGGCTTTGCTTATTTCCTTAATAAAGAAACGGTGGCTTTGGAAACAGGGTTTAAACCACTGGTAAAAGAGGGACGTGTAATTCCTGAAGAGGTTGAGCCTGAAAAACCAGAAACGAACAAAGCTGAGGCAAAACCAACTGAAGATCAACCAGCAATAGCTGAAGATGATATTGCTCCAGAAGAATAA
- the tagH gene encoding type VI secretion system-associated FHA domain protein TagH translates to MELLLLVVSAQKHEMGSEASRLFHTSGGTIGRSASCDWVLPDKLRHLSGKHLSVSYHDGAFYLTDTSTNGVFINGSAEPLGRGNQYQLRHGDRIQLADYEMVVEVRDDPRRIPSSFDRTEFSGAGFDNDNLIDSAVDQDRFDPVSAFGDDKPAESASFGGFGGDDLLNGFGNGGSHDPYKGFLGDGDLQKDHDSVMDSYFEPPKPFESQWDNFNASLDNSPPDQAKEEKLESFSALDPDPYDVQQPSGQQAQQDILADFGGATEQSPKTEPPKDYFVGLQQDQPAQQPRDDLSNKSDDKDSFPDFAEPQPPSFTETLQQPDISKPERVEPELSFEPEPAQQNDEIATSESIDPWEQSPAQDMFGQPEQTDQPVEEGGFGLDMFGFSSESASPENTSQTERFSQAESFSANEPINPFESFEAPAATDQASPDQPQPNLQPEAAPFDEVSPFGIEPPVSHPAEASAAVQQPSPQPPPSQPRHKEPVIRQYHSHNQPPVQPEPPPQAAIPEAPVKMDKAFLMLLDELGIDPNTIPAQQLQVLPKIIGQITRKTIGGLIQLLMSRANLKNEFRMSVTMIQTQENNPLKFCVNEEQAIKQMLVNPMTGYLGPVEAVEEALNDFQVHQLAVMSATRSALNYMLKRLDPERLEKKFEDSKSKGVMLGNKRARYWEAYKEFYQDILEEENVFQSLFGNEFANAYEKQVQAYLNGKKGG, encoded by the coding sequence ATGGAGCTGTTGCTTCTTGTGGTAAGTGCTCAAAAGCATGAAATGGGTTCTGAGGCCAGCCGTTTGTTTCATACCTCAGGTGGCACTATTGGTCGTTCGGCCAGTTGTGACTGGGTATTGCCAGATAAACTACGGCACCTTTCAGGAAAACACTTATCTGTCAGCTACCATGATGGAGCTTTTTATCTAACGGATACCAGTACTAATGGTGTATTTATTAATGGTTCAGCAGAGCCCCTTGGGCGTGGTAACCAATACCAGCTGAGGCATGGTGATCGAATACAACTTGCTGACTATGAAATGGTGGTTGAAGTAAGGGACGACCCTCGCCGTATACCAAGTAGCTTTGATCGAACAGAATTTAGTGGTGCAGGCTTTGATAATGATAACTTAATTGACTCAGCTGTTGACCAAGATCGTTTTGACCCTGTCTCGGCTTTTGGTGATGACAAACCGGCAGAGTCTGCTTCATTTGGAGGTTTTGGAGGAGATGATTTATTAAATGGTTTTGGTAATGGTGGCAGCCATGATCCATATAAAGGGTTTTTGGGTGATGGTGATTTGCAAAAAGACCATGACTCTGTAATGGACTCCTATTTTGAGCCACCCAAGCCTTTCGAAAGTCAGTGGGATAACTTTAACGCCAGTTTAGATAACTCCCCGCCTGATCAAGCTAAAGAAGAAAAGCTTGAAAGCTTTTCTGCCCTAGACCCAGACCCATATGATGTGCAGCAACCATCGGGGCAACAAGCCCAACAGGATATTTTGGCTGATTTTGGCGGCGCGACTGAACAGTCACCCAAAACAGAACCCCCAAAGGATTACTTCGTAGGCCTGCAGCAAGACCAGCCAGCACAACAGCCTAGGGATGACTTAAGCAATAAAAGTGATGATAAAGATTCATTCCCTGATTTTGCCGAGCCACAACCACCATCATTTACGGAAACTTTGCAGCAGCCTGATATTTCGAAGCCTGAGCGAGTAGAGCCTGAACTTTCATTTGAGCCAGAGCCTGCTCAACAAAATGATGAAATAGCTACCAGTGAGTCTATTGATCCATGGGAACAGTCACCTGCTCAGGACATGTTTGGTCAGCCAGAACAAACTGACCAACCGGTAGAAGAGGGTGGGTTTGGCCTTGATATGTTTGGCTTTTCCAGCGAATCTGCGTCGCCTGAAAACACTTCTCAAACAGAACGTTTTTCTCAGGCAGAAAGCTTTAGTGCTAACGAGCCTATTAATCCGTTTGAGTCATTTGAGGCTCCAGCCGCTACAGACCAGGCCTCACCAGATCAGCCTCAGCCGAATTTGCAGCCAGAGGCAGCACCATTTGATGAGGTTTCACCATTTGGTATAGAGCCACCGGTTAGTCACCCAGCAGAAGCCTCAGCTGCAGTGCAACAGCCTTCACCACAGCCACCTCCCTCGCAACCTCGCCATAAAGAGCCAGTGATCAGACAGTATCACAGCCACAACCAGCCACCAGTTCAGCCAGAGCCTCCACCGCAAGCAGCAATACCAGAGGCTCCTGTGAAAATGGACAAAGCATTTCTCATGTTGCTGGATGAGCTAGGGATAGACCCTAATACAATTCCCGCCCAGCAACTTCAAGTATTACCAAAAATCATTGGGCAAATTACCCGAAAAACTATCGGAGGGCTCATTCAATTATTAATGAGTAGAGCTAATCTGAAAAATGAGTTTCGAATGTCAGTCACTATGATTCAAACTCAAGAAAATAACCCATTAAAGTTTTGTGTAAATGAAGAACAAGCTATAAAACAAATGTTGGTTAATCCAATGACAGGTTATCTAGGTCCTGTAGAGGCAGTGGAAGAGGCGCTTAATGACTTTCAAGTGCATCAGTTAGCGGTGATGTCGGCAACTCGCTCAGCACTTAACTATATGTTAAAGCGGCTTGACCCTGAGCGGTTAGAGAAGAAGTTTGAAGACTCAAAAAGTAAAGGTGTGATGTTAGGTAATAAACGTGCTCGTTACTGGGAAGCGTATAAAGAGTTTTATCAAGATATTTTAGAAGAAGAAAACGTTTTTCAATCTTTGTTTGGAAATGAATTTGCCAATGCTTATGAAAAACAAGTGCAAGCCTATTTAAATGGTAAAAAAGGAGGCTAA
- a CDS encoding IS982 family transposase — MSLEEFIITTYCWVDDVLTDLLKRRRLRQRGIKPSLSDSEVITMELIGEFQGLDADTAIWKYFKEHWKAYFPGIGSRSQFAKQAANLWAIKQQLQKQVTAELGTINDPIHVVDGFPLPVSHFKRARNCRRFKEEAEYGYCASKGETYYGFEGHLIIDFHGAIAGFTLTPASDGEREAVWELTEGMPSGMLLGDKGYLGAEFKAELLELKSLQLETPVRDNMIDPLPKSWRSQLNRLRRRVETTIGQLVERFNIQRTKGRTLWSLTNRMTRKLLSHSLCVLFNRNQGNAPLQLSKLIG; from the coding sequence ATGTCACTGGAAGAGTTTATCATCACTACTTATTGTTGGGTCGATGATGTTTTAACTGATTTATTAAAACGGCGGCGATTACGTCAGCGAGGAATTAAGCCCTCACTGTCGGATTCAGAAGTCATTACCATGGAGTTAATTGGTGAATTTCAAGGCCTTGATGCTGATACCGCTATCTGGAAATACTTCAAAGAGCATTGGAAAGCGTATTTTCCAGGCATAGGCTCAAGAAGCCAGTTTGCTAAACAAGCTGCTAATTTATGGGCGATAAAACAACAATTACAAAAGCAAGTAACAGCTGAGCTGGGTACTATTAATGATCCTATACATGTTGTCGATGGTTTTCCTTTGCCTGTTAGCCACTTTAAACGTGCAAGAAATTGCCGCCGCTTTAAAGAAGAGGCTGAGTATGGCTATTGTGCATCCAAGGGGGAAACCTATTATGGCTTTGAAGGGCACCTCATTATTGACTTTCATGGAGCCATAGCAGGATTTACATTAACCCCAGCAAGTGATGGCGAAAGGGAAGCTGTATGGGAGTTAACAGAAGGTATGCCGTCAGGCATGTTGTTAGGGGATAAAGGTTATTTGGGGGCTGAATTTAAAGCTGAATTGTTAGAGTTAAAATCGCTTCAGCTAGAAACCCCGGTTAGAGATAACATGATTGATCCTTTACCCAAGTCCTGGAGGAGCCAGCTTAATCGGTTACGACGACGAGTTGAGACAACCATTGGTCAGCTAGTAGAAAGGTTTAATATTCAGCGGACCAAAGGCAGAACCCTGTGGAGTTTGACTAATCGAATGACCCGCAAGCTGTTATCGCACAGCTTATGTGTATTATTTAATAGGAACCAAGGCAATGCCCCACTACAGTTATCTAAATTAATAGGCTGA
- a CDS encoding transposase, whose amino-acid sequence MLITPIPHVIKFVQTLNDTLTVSFQSPGLSRIQCRWLTIMLMGIGVTGVFCWAVFERCSLGAFKQDQLRWMFYHSKIAWSLLLQASVRQVLNHYHITRGVLIFDDSDKVRSKRTRRIKGVHKIKHKKSGGYVQGQELVFMLLVTPVATLPIAFRFYTPDPALSAWRQKNKALKRLGIPGKERPKKPKPNPDYPTKQALALEMVEAFSLSFSDIKINAVIADALYSTAEFMDKASIATGGAQVVSQLRSNQLILSQGKKVRLTHYFARQTGVDTKLIIRGQKTQSITMLAARVYVKAHGKKRFVVALKYEGEKNYRYLVASDMSWRHGDIARVYTLRWLVEVFIEDWKQHAGWNRLAKQQGEEGSTRGVIMSLLYDHMLLLHPEQSVRLENKQPGLPVGCLTERIKTEALIKTVEAVVTADEPKQQLKAFTAAIISVLPERRSKKHLAGLDLGKQEPTDSLKYRAAA is encoded by the coding sequence GTGTTGATTACCCCTATTCCCCATGTGATAAAGTTTGTTCAAACTCTAAACGACACCTTGACTGTTTCTTTTCAATCTCCTGGATTAAGTCGTATCCAGTGTCGCTGGTTAACTATTATGCTGATGGGAATTGGTGTCACTGGTGTATTTTGCTGGGCTGTTTTTGAGCGGTGTAGCTTAGGAGCATTCAAGCAGGACCAATTACGTTGGATGTTTTACCATAGTAAAATTGCCTGGTCATTGTTGTTGCAAGCCAGTGTCCGACAAGTACTCAATCACTATCATATTACGAGAGGAGTACTCATTTTTGACGATAGTGATAAAGTCCGCTCCAAGAGAACACGACGTATTAAAGGTGTGCATAAAATAAAACATAAAAAATCCGGCGGCTATGTTCAAGGGCAAGAGCTAGTGTTTATGCTACTGGTGACACCTGTAGCTACCTTACCGATTGCTTTTCGCTTTTATACACCTGATCCAGCGTTAAGTGCTTGGCGTCAGAAAAATAAAGCCCTAAAGAGGCTGGGTATTCCTGGAAAAGAAAGACCCAAAAAACCTAAGCCCAACCCAGATTATCCGACCAAACAAGCTTTAGCACTTGAGATGGTTGAAGCATTTTCATTGTCATTTTCTGATATAAAGATTAATGCGGTCATTGCTGATGCACTGTATAGCACAGCAGAATTCATGGATAAGGCTTCCATTGCGACGGGTGGTGCTCAAGTGGTGAGTCAATTACGCTCCAATCAACTAATCCTTTCCCAAGGAAAAAAAGTACGACTTACACATTACTTTGCACGCCAAACAGGCGTCGATACCAAGTTAATTATCCGAGGCCAAAAAACACAGTCAATCACCATGCTGGCGGCTCGGGTTTATGTGAAAGCCCATGGTAAAAAGCGGTTTGTGGTTGCTTTGAAATATGAGGGAGAAAAAAATTATCGATATCTAGTGGCATCCGACATGTCCTGGCGGCATGGTGATATTGCTAGGGTTTATACATTGAGATGGTTAGTTGAGGTTTTCATTGAGGACTGGAAGCAACATGCTGGCTGGAACCGATTGGCCAAACAACAAGGCGAAGAAGGATCAACGCGAGGCGTGATCATGAGCCTGCTGTACGACCATATGTTACTGCTACATCCAGAGCAATCCGTCCGCCTTGAAAATAAGCAGCCCGGGCTTCCTGTTGGCTGTTTGACTGAGCGAATCAAAACAGAAGCCCTAATAAAAACTGTAGAAGCAGTTGTCACGGCTGATGAACCAAAACAGCAACTGAAAGCCTTTACCGCTGCAATAATCAGTGTGCTTCCTGAGCGCCGCTCGAAAAAGCATTTAGCGGGTTTAGATTTGGGCAAACAAGAGCCCACTGACTCATTAAAATACAGAGCGGCTGCATAA
- the tssJ gene encoding type VI secretion system lipoprotein TssJ yields the protein MKLAIAKYLSAKKWYMQTTTKWFGRQLGQQLGKQLGKWLGLLTAMLLLSACMPTNETKLDLNYIVAADVNPDHNQRPSPVVIRLFELTTPSVFENADFFSLYQQPQQVLSGSLLNQEEHEFSPGTTVQHRLLLHPNTHFVAVLAAYRDIENANWRLVIPVKPKERNKATLLINRLSINLTQ from the coding sequence GTGAAGCTTGCAATAGCAAAGTACTTAAGTGCTAAAAAATGGTATATGCAGACTACTACAAAGTGGTTTGGAAGGCAGTTAGGACAGCAGTTAGGAAAGCAGTTAGGAAAGTGGCTAGGGCTACTCACAGCCATGCTGCTGCTTAGTGCCTGTATGCCAACGAATGAAACGAAGCTGGATTTAAATTATATAGTGGCAGCCGATGTTAATCCCGACCACAATCAGCGTCCCTCTCCCGTTGTTATACGACTGTTTGAGCTAACGACACCTAGTGTGTTCGAAAATGCTGATTTTTTTAGTTTGTATCAACAACCTCAACAAGTGCTGAGTGGTAGCCTACTAAACCAGGAAGAGCACGAGTTTAGTCCAGGCACAACTGTACAGCACCGATTGTTGTTGCACCCCAATACCCACTTTGTTGCTGTTTTAGCTGCTTATCGAGATATTGAGAATGCTAACTGGCGGCTGGTTATTCCGGTGAAGCCAAAAGAGCGTAATAAGGCAACTTTATTAATAAATCGGTTAAGTATTAATTTAACCCAATAA